The Flavobacterium faecale genome has a segment encoding these proteins:
- a CDS encoding DUF4295 domain-containing protein, which translates to MAKKTVASLQTASKRLSKAIKMVKSPKTGAYTFVETILAPELVDEFLKKK; encoded by the coding sequence ATGGCAAAGAAAACAGTAGCATCCTTGCAAACAGCTTCTAAGAGATTATCAAAAGCCATCAAAATGGTGAAATCTCCAAAGACTGGCGCTTATACTTTCGTAGAAACTATTTTAGCTCCTGAGTTAGTTGATGAGTTCTTGAAAAAGAAGTAA
- a CDS encoding 3'-5' exonuclease, which produces MELKLNRPICFFDLETTGIDIGKDRIVEISIFKVYPNGNKESKTWLVNPTIPIPAQTTAVHGITDEKVANEPTFNELASQVYSMIKDSDLGGFNSDRFDIPLLAEELLRAGVDFDMKNRVSVDVQTIFHKKEERTLSAAYKFYCGQSLENAHSAEADTMATYEILKAQLDRYEDLENDTKALSEFSTRKKIADFAGMIAFDKDGEEIFSFGKHKGVKVEKILETEPGYFSWIQNADFPLYTKKVLTAIKLRKLNTK; this is translated from the coding sequence ATGGAATTAAAACTCAATAGACCAATTTGCTTTTTCGATCTTGAAACCACAGGAATAGATATCGGAAAAGATAGAATTGTCGAAATATCGATCTTCAAAGTATATCCAAATGGGAATAAAGAAAGTAAAACGTGGTTGGTGAATCCTACGATTCCAATTCCAGCGCAAACAACAGCAGTCCATGGTATCACCGACGAAAAAGTAGCCAACGAACCTACCTTTAATGAACTAGCATCACAAGTGTATAGCATGATCAAGGACAGTGATTTAGGAGGTTTTAACTCGGATCGTTTTGATATTCCATTATTGGCTGAAGAATTGTTGAGAGCCGGAGTAGATTTTGATATGAAAAACCGTGTTTCTGTAGATGTACAAACTATTTTTCATAAAAAAGAAGAGCGTACTTTAAGTGCTGCTTACAAATTTTATTGTGGTCAAAGTCTTGAAAATGCCCATTCGGCAGAAGCAGATACCATGGCGACTTACGAAATCTTGAAAGCACAATTGGATCGTTACGAAGATTTAGAAAACGACACAAAAGCACTTTCAGAATTTTCGACTAGAAAAAAAATAGCCGATTTTGCTGGAATGATAGCTTTCGACAAAGATGGAGAAGAGATTTTTTCATTTGGAAAACACAAAGGAGTCAAAGTAGAAAAAATTCTAGAAACCGAACCTGGATATTTCAGCTGGATTCAGAATGCTGATTTTCCTTTGTATACCAAAAAGGTTTTGACGGCAATAAAACTTAGAAAGTTAAATACTAAATAA
- a CDS encoding dihydrolipoamide acetyltransferase family protein has product MARFELKLPKMGESVAEATITNWIKSIGDTISADDIVVEVATDKVDNEVPSDVSGILVEQLFAKDELVQVGQTIAIIETSEEGEATSEADKQIDPAIIAEVEKVIEVAKESVLTPADFSGSDKFYSPLVKNIAATEGVTLAELELINGTGKDNRVTKDDILNYVQSRSTQNGSQVVNQTAPKASPVAVIKETPQAVPVSMNGGDEIVEMDRMRKLISGYMVASVQTSVHVQSFIEVDVTNIVKWRDKNKTEFERREGEKLTFTPIFMEAVAKALKDYPGMNVSVDGNYIIKKKNINLGMAAALPNGNLIVPVIKNADQLNLVGMAKAVNDLGNRAKQGKLKPDDTKGGTYTVTNVGSFGSVFGTPIINQPEVGILALGAIRKVPAVIETPEGDFIGIRQKMFLTHSYDHRVIDGALGGMFVKRVAEYLEAFDASRNF; this is encoded by the coding sequence ATGGCAAGATTTGAATTAAAACTTCCAAAAATGGGAGAAAGCGTCGCAGAAGCAACTATTACAAACTGGATAAAATCTATTGGAGATACTATATCTGCAGATGATATCGTGGTCGAAGTAGCTACAGACAAGGTTGATAATGAAGTTCCAAGTGATGTTTCGGGTATTTTGGTAGAGCAACTTTTTGCCAAAGATGAATTGGTACAAGTAGGGCAAACCATTGCTATTATTGAAACTAGCGAAGAGGGCGAAGCAACTAGCGAAGCAGATAAACAAATCGATCCAGCCATTATCGCTGAGGTAGAAAAAGTTATTGAAGTTGCTAAAGAGTCTGTTTTGACTCCTGCAGATTTTTCAGGAAGTGACAAGTTTTATTCACCTCTAGTCAAAAACATAGCGGCTACCGAAGGTGTTACGTTAGCTGAGTTAGAATTGATAAACGGTACCGGAAAAGACAACCGTGTTACCAAAGACGATATTTTGAACTATGTTCAATCGCGTAGCACCCAAAACGGATCTCAAGTCGTAAATCAGACTGCTCCAAAGGCAAGTCCAGTGGCAGTAATTAAGGAGACACCTCAAGCCGTGCCAGTTTCAATGAATGGCGGAGATGAAATCGTGGAGATGGATCGGATGCGAAAATTGATTTCGGGCTATATGGTCGCTTCAGTTCAAACCTCTGTTCACGTCCAGTCCTTTATCGAAGTTGATGTGACGAACATTGTAAAATGGAGAGATAAAAATAAAACAGAATTTGAAAGAAGAGAAGGCGAGAAGCTGACTTTTACACCTATATTTATGGAGGCGGTTGCCAAAGCGTTGAAAGATTATCCAGGTATGAATGTTTCTGTTGATGGTAATTACATCATCAAAAAGAAAAATATCAACCTTGGTATGGCAGCAGCTTTGCCAAATGGTAACTTGATTGTTCCTGTGATCAAAAATGCAGATCAATTGAATCTTGTTGGGATGGCCAAAGCGGTAAACGATTTGGGGAACAGAGCCAAACAAGGAAAATTAAAGCCAGATGATACCAAAGGTGGTACATATACAGTGACAAACGTAGGTTCGTTTGGGAGTGTGTTTGGTACGCCAATAATCAATCAACCTGAAGTTGGTATTTTGGCTTTGGGAGCGATTAGAAAAGTACCAGCAGTTATAGAGACGCCAGAAGGTGATTTTATAGGTATTCGTCAAAAAATGTTTTTAACGCATAGCTACGACCATCGTGTGATTGATGGCGCGCTAGGCGGAATGTTTGTCAAACGTGTAGCCGAATATTTGGAAGCTTTTGATGCTTCTAGAAATTTTTAA
- a CDS encoding DUF721 domain-containing protein has product MAKRLNNQSTVGDVLKRIIEGNKLQPGMDQINVREAWGNLMGNGVNSYTQNVALRNSTLYVELTSSVLREELSLGKSKIIKMINDELGREVITNVVLR; this is encoded by the coding sequence ATGGCAAAAAGACTAAATAATCAAAGTACAGTAGGTGATGTTTTAAAACGAATTATCGAAGGGAACAAGTTACAACCAGGAATGGATCAAATCAATGTACGTGAGGCTTGGGGAAACTTAATGGGGAACGGAGTAAATAGTTATACCCAAAATGTGGCGTTGCGCAATAGTACTTTGTATGTAGAACTTACTTCGTCTGTGTTGCGTGAAGAATTGAGCCTTGGAAAATCAAAAATTATCAAGATGATTAATGATGAATTGGGTAGAGAGGTAATTACCAATGTAGTGCTTCGTTAG
- a CDS encoding fumarylacetoacetate hydrolase family protein has product MKIICIGRNYTKHIEELQNERPTEPVIFMKPDSAVLLKQHPFVLPEFSNDIHHEIELIVKINKVGKYIDAKFAHKYYDEISVGIDFTARDLQSKLKEKGLPWEIAKSFDGSAVIGEFLPKSQFSSLENITFELTNNNSTVQKGNSEFMLWKIDEIIAYVSQFFTLKIGDIIFTGTPEGVAAVKPDDVLEGFLEGQKLFRIQVK; this is encoded by the coding sequence ATGAAAATAATCTGCATTGGTCGTAATTATACCAAACACATAGAGGAGCTTCAGAACGAGCGTCCAACCGAACCGGTGATTTTCATGAAACCAGATTCGGCAGTGCTTTTAAAACAACATCCGTTTGTGCTTCCTGAATTTTCGAATGATATTCATCACGAAATAGAGTTGATTGTTAAAATTAATAAAGTAGGAAAGTACATTGATGCAAAATTTGCACACAAGTATTATGATGAAATTAGTGTCGGGATTGATTTTACGGCTAGAGATTTACAATCGAAGCTCAAAGAAAAAGGTTTGCCTTGGGAAATAGCCAAAAGCTTTGACGGTTCGGCAGTTATTGGAGAATTTTTACCAAAAAGTCAATTTAGTTCACTAGAAAATATTACATTTGAATTAACTAATAATAATAGTACTGTTCAAAAAGGAAATTCAGAATTTATGTTGTGGAAAATTGATGAAATCATAGCTTATGTTTCGCAGTTTTTTACCTTAAAAATAGGAGATATTATTTTTACAGGAACTCCAGAAGGCGTTGCTGCAGTAAAACCAGATGATGTCTTAGAAGGATTTTTGGAAGGACAGAAACTATTTAGAATCCAAGTAAAATAG
- the rpmB gene encoding 50S ribosomal protein L28 → MSRVCDLTGKRAMVGNNVSHAMNKTKRKFSVNLVKKRFYLPEEDRWITLRVAASTVKTINKNGISAVLKKAQAQGFIK, encoded by the coding sequence ATGTCAAGAGTTTGTGACCTTACAGGTAAAAGAGCGATGGTAGGAAATAACGTTTCTCACGCTATGAATAAAACTAAGAGAAAATTTTCTGTAAACTTAGTTAAGAAGCGTTTTTATCTTCCAGAAGAAGATAGATGGATTACTCTTAGAGTAGCAGCATCTACGGTAAAAACAATTAATAAAAATGGAATTTCTGCTGTTTTGAAAAAAGCACAGGCACAAGGATTTATCAAATAA
- the ftsY gene encoding signal recognition particle-docking protein FtsY has protein sequence MSFFKRIFSSDKKDQSLTEQEKVVLDKGLEKSKSSFFTKLTKAVAGKAKVDDDVLDNLEEILVASDVGVNTTLKIITRIEKRVAEDKYLGTDELNRILQEEIAGLLSETNSGEGTQFSIPVQTKPYVLMVVGVNGVGKTTTIGKLAYQFKKAGHSVVLGAADTFRAAAIDQLQIWADRVGVPIVRQDMGSDPASVAFDTLQSAVAQNADIVIIDTAGRLHNKVNLMNELSKVKRVMQKVVADAPHDVMLVLDGSTGQNAFEQAKQFTAATEVTCLAVTKLDGTAKGGVVIGISDQFQIPVKYIGVGEGIEDLQVFNKYEFVDSFFK, from the coding sequence ATGAGTTTTTTTAAGAGAATTTTTTCATCGGATAAAAAAGACCAAAGTCTTACCGAGCAAGAAAAAGTAGTGTTAGACAAAGGGTTAGAGAAATCTAAAAGTTCCTTTTTTACAAAGTTAACCAAAGCTGTTGCTGGAAAAGCAAAAGTGGATGACGATGTATTGGATAATTTGGAAGAGATATTAGTTGCTTCAGATGTAGGTGTAAATACCACATTGAAGATTATTACTCGTATTGAAAAACGAGTAGCCGAAGATAAGTATCTAGGTACTGATGAACTGAATCGTATTTTGCAAGAAGAAATTGCAGGATTATTGTCTGAAACCAATTCTGGCGAAGGAACGCAATTTTCTATTCCAGTTCAAACTAAACCGTATGTATTAATGGTTGTGGGAGTTAATGGAGTGGGGAAGACGACTACAATAGGTAAACTAGCGTATCAATTTAAAAAAGCCGGTCATTCAGTTGTATTGGGTGCAGCAGATACGTTTAGAGCAGCAGCAATAGATCAATTACAAATTTGGGCAGATCGTGTTGGTGTACCTATCGTGCGTCAAGACATGGGTAGTGATCCTGCATCAGTAGCATTTGATACCTTGCAATCTGCAGTGGCTCAAAATGCTGATATTGTTATTATTGATACAGCCGGACGTTTACATAATAAAGTGAATTTGATGAACGAACTTTCAAAAGTAAAACGTGTGATGCAAAAAGTGGTTGCAGACGCACCTCATGATGTAATGCTAGTTTTGGATGGTTCTACAGGTCAAAATGCTTTTGAGCAAGCGAAGCAGTTTACTGCAGCTACAGAGGTAACTTGTCTAGCCGTAACCAAACTTGATGGTACTGCAAAAGGTGGTGTTGTAATCGGAATATCAGATCAATTTCAAATTCCAGTAAAGTATATTGGAGTAGGAGAAGGTATTGAAGATCTTCAAGTTTTCAATAAATATGAGTTTGTAGATAGTTTCTTTAAATAA
- the rpmG gene encoding 50S ribosomal protein L33: protein MAKKGNRIQVILECTEHKTTGVAGTSRYITTKNKKNTPDRLEIKKFNPVLKRVTVHKEIK from the coding sequence ATGGCAAAGAAAGGTAATAGAATTCAAGTTATTTTAGAATGTACAGAACACAAAACAACTGGTGTTGCAGGTACTTCTAGATACATTACGACTAAGAACAAAAAAAATACTCCAGACAGATTAGAGATTAAAAAATTTAATCCGGTTTTGAAAAGAGTAACTGTTCACAAAGAAATCAAGTAA
- a CDS encoding IS1182 family transposase: protein MLVQQQTIQFSEYSSLYDLIVPKENLLRKINDLIDFSFIYDELLNKYCPNNGRMAESPVRMFKYLLLKTIYTVSDIDVVERSQYDMSFKYFLDMNPEDDVINPSSLTKFRKLRLKDTDLLNLLINKTVTIAIEKGIIRSKSIIVDATHTLSRSNPFLAIDVLRERSKLLRKTVYSFEQEFKEHMPEKNTDNDLEKELAYCKELEKRIENEPSISSIPAVKEKLNLLKETVEDTQENFTLSKDADAKTGHKSADSSFFGYKTHLAMTEERIITAAVVTSGEKGDGPELPRLLAISQKNGIDVDTIIGDGAYTGKENLKLTREQNIKVVARLNVTIAQGARKDEDKFDYNKDADRFVCTAGHMAIRKARQGKKNVGTNQIQTYYFDVEKCKTCSLKEGCYKEGSKTKTYSVSIKSDLHQEQISFQETDYYKEKAKHRYKIEAKNSELKNVHGYDRAISYGITNMQMQGAIAIFAVNLKRILKLM from the coding sequence ATGTTAGTACAACAACAAACAATACAATTCAGCGAGTATTCTTCGTTGTATGATTTAATAGTTCCAAAAGAAAATCTATTAAGAAAAATTAATGATTTGATTGATTTTTCATTCATTTACGATGAGTTGTTAAATAAGTACTGTCCCAATAATGGGCGAATGGCAGAAAGTCCCGTTCGTATGTTTAAGTATTTACTACTTAAAACAATCTATACTGTTTCCGATATTGATGTCGTGGAGCGTTCTCAATACGATATGTCCTTCAAATATTTTTTGGATATGAATCCAGAAGACGATGTTATCAATCCGAGTTCGTTAACAAAATTTAGAAAACTACGTCTAAAGGATACCGACCTATTAAATCTGTTGATAAACAAAACAGTCACCATTGCTATCGAAAAAGGTATTATTCGTTCGAAGTCTATCATCGTTGATGCCACACATACTTTATCAAGATCCAATCCATTTTTAGCCATCGATGTATTAAGAGAACGTTCCAAGCTACTGCGAAAAACAGTATACAGCTTTGAGCAGGAATTCAAAGAACATATGCCTGAAAAAAATACAGACAATGACTTAGAGAAGGAACTTGCTTATTGTAAAGAGTTGGAAAAACGCATTGAAAATGAGCCGTCAATAAGTTCGATTCCAGCTGTGAAAGAGAAATTAAATCTACTCAAAGAAACTGTAGAAGACACTCAAGAAAATTTTACCTTATCAAAAGATGCAGATGCTAAAACGGGTCATAAATCTGCTGATAGTTCTTTCTTTGGATATAAGACTCACTTAGCTATGACCGAGGAGCGCATCATTACAGCGGCTGTAGTCACATCAGGTGAAAAAGGGGATGGACCAGAATTACCTAGACTTTTAGCGATTAGTCAAAAAAACGGAATTGATGTTGATACTATTATTGGGGATGGAGCTTATACAGGAAAAGAAAATCTCAAACTCACAAGGGAGCAAAATATTAAAGTGGTAGCCAGACTAAATGTTACAATAGCACAAGGAGCTAGAAAAGACGAAGATAAATTTGACTATAATAAAGATGCCGATAGATTTGTTTGCACTGCTGGTCATATGGCCATACGAAAGGCTCGCCAAGGTAAAAAAAATGTTGGAACCAATCAAATACAAACCTACTATTTTGATGTGGAAAAATGTAAGACCTGCTCTTTAAAAGAGGGTTGTTATAAAGAAGGATCCAAGACAAAAACATATTCGGTGTCGATAAAATCGGACTTACACCAAGAACAAATCAGCTTTCAAGAAACTGACTATTACAAAGAAAAAGCAAAACATCGATATAAAATAGAAGCGAAAAATAGTGAGTTGAAAAATGTACATGGTTATGATAGAGCAATATCATATGGCATTACCAATATGCAAATGCAAGGTGCAATAGCAATTTTCGCAGTCAACTTAAAAAGAATACTCAAATTAATGTAG
- a CDS encoding CinA family nicotinamide mononucleotide deamidase-related protein — translation MKATIVTIGDEILIGQIVDTNSAFISKSLDKIGVETHEMLSISDDKQHILDTFKKLQNKVDLVIITGGLGPTKDDVTKKTFCDYFDDELVVNPQVLAHVTELIEGFYKRPITQMNKDQALVPSRCTVLHNQVGTAPGMWIKKENTVFISLPGVPYEMKYLVEHEIIPKVVKEYKRPYILHKTILTYGQGESMVAERIEHWEDALPEFVKLAYLPSPGRVRLRLTARGLNKELLEQEIDKQVILLDAIINDIIVGYEEDQTIEVVIGSMLKKQKLSIATAESCTGGSIASLLASVPGASGYFKGSVVSYATQTKIDVLSIPSALIEEFSVVSAQVAEAMALSVKNLMKTDYAIATTGNAGPSKGDGDAEIGAVFIALATPTGVLVEEFNFGQPREKVIDRAVYKSLEMLQKEIIKFV, via the coding sequence ATGAAAGCCACCATAGTTACTATTGGAGATGAGATTTTAATTGGTCAAATTGTTGATACAAATTCGGCTTTTATTTCTAAATCATTAGATAAAATCGGAGTCGAAACTCACGAAATGTTGTCTATTAGTGATGACAAACAACACATTCTGGACACCTTTAAAAAGTTGCAAAACAAGGTCGATTTGGTTATCATTACGGGAGGTTTAGGACCAACAAAAGATGATGTAACCAAGAAAACGTTTTGTGATTATTTTGATGATGAGTTAGTTGTAAATCCACAAGTTTTGGCTCATGTTACTGAGTTAATCGAAGGTTTTTATAAACGTCCAATTACGCAAATGAACAAGGATCAAGCTTTGGTGCCATCGCGATGTACTGTGCTTCATAATCAAGTAGGTACGGCACCAGGAATGTGGATTAAAAAAGAAAATACAGTTTTTATCTCCCTGCCGGGCGTGCCTTATGAGATGAAGTATTTGGTAGAGCACGAAATCATTCCGAAAGTAGTAAAAGAGTACAAAAGACCATATATTTTGCACAAGACAATCCTTACCTACGGGCAAGGAGAGAGTATGGTTGCAGAGCGTATTGAACATTGGGAAGATGCTTTACCAGAATTTGTAAAGTTAGCTTACTTGCCAAGTCCTGGACGCGTTCGTTTAAGATTGACGGCGAGAGGTTTGAATAAAGAATTATTAGAGCAAGAAATTGATAAACAAGTCATTTTGTTGGATGCTATTATCAACGATATAATCGTGGGCTATGAAGAAGATCAAACCATTGAGGTAGTGATTGGTTCGATGCTTAAGAAGCAAAAGCTAAGCATTGCAACAGCCGAAAGTTGTACGGGAGGATCTATTGCATCGTTGTTGGCTTCGGTTCCTGGTGCTTCAGGATATTTTAAAGGGAGTGTTGTTTCGTATGCGACTCAAACCAAAATTGATGTTTTGTCGATTCCATCAGCACTTATCGAAGAATTTTCGGTAGTGAGTGCACAAGTGGCAGAAGCTATGGCTTTGAGTGTTAAAAACTTAATGAAAACCGACTACGCCATAGCAACCACGGGCAACGCCGGACCAAGCAAAGGGGATGGAGATGCCGAAATTGGTGCAGTTTTTATTGCTTTGGCTACCCCAACAGGAGTCCTTGTTGAAGAGTTTAACTTTGGACAACCTCGTGAAAAAGTGATAGATAGAGCAGTTTATAAAAGTTTGGAAATGCTTCAAAAAGAAATTATAAAATTTGTGTAG
- a CDS encoding Hpt domain-containing protein, which translates to MALHYNLSKVYELSDNDQDFVNDVLTLFVTEVPEDIAQIKEGIKKKDHKHAYAYAHKIKPTLDLLGLNVAFEEILQIEAWTKVEGKKKDIIDTFKSVKKQVEDAIKEINKDFTLS; encoded by the coding sequence ATGGCATTACATTACAACCTATCCAAAGTATACGAACTTTCAGATAACGATCAAGATTTTGTAAACGATGTTTTGACATTGTTCGTAACCGAAGTCCCAGAGGACATTGCTCAAATTAAAGAAGGAATAAAAAAGAAAGATCATAAGCATGCGTATGCGTATGCACACAAGATCAAGCCAACGTTAGATTTGCTTGGGTTAAATGTTGCCTTTGAAGAAATTCTTCAAATCGAAGCATGGACCAAAGTAGAGGGCAAGAAAAAAGATATTATTGACACCTTCAAAAGTGTTAAAAAACAAGTAGAAGACGCGATAAAAGAGATCAACAAAGATTTTACTTTGTCTTAA